The Streptomyces sp. NL15-2K genome contains a region encoding:
- a CDS encoding SDR family oxidoreductase: MTAIPPTRRARPKRLADRGYDLILVARNTARLETLASDIRGRTGRAVDVVTADLTDAAQISVVEERLRTDESIEVLINNAGGALLTPLAASDAAAYEALINLNVTALTRLTIAVLPGLTARGHGTVVNISSAMALNILPVSAVYSGTKSYVLTFTQALQQELAESPVTVQAVLPGAVRTELWDGSGVDLEALPDESIMSVDDAVDAALAGLDAGEPVTIPSLPQISDWESFEKARQTLVPNLSQRVPADRYRG; encoded by the coding sequence GTGACCGCCATCCCGCCGACCCGGAGGGCCCGACCGAAGCGGCTTGCCGACCGGGGCTACGACCTGATCCTGGTGGCCCGGAACACTGCGCGGCTGGAAACGCTGGCGTCTGACATCCGCGGCCGCACGGGCCGCGCGGTGGACGTCGTCACCGCCGACCTCACCGATGCGGCGCAGATCTCCGTGGTCGAGGAGCGTCTGCGGACCGACGAGAGCATCGAGGTACTGATCAACAATGCCGGCGGTGCGCTGCTCACGCCGCTGGCGGCCTCGGACGCGGCGGCCTACGAGGCGCTGATCAACCTCAATGTGACAGCGCTGACCAGGCTGACCATCGCGGTCCTGCCGGGTCTGACGGCCCGCGGGCACGGCACCGTCGTGAACATCTCCTCTGCCATGGCTCTCAACATCCTGCCCGTCAGCGCCGTCTACAGCGGCACCAAGAGCTATGTGCTGACGTTCACCCAGGCCCTGCAGCAGGAACTCGCCGAGAGCCCCGTCACCGTGCAGGCCGTGCTGCCGGGCGCCGTCCGCACCGAGCTCTGGGACGGCTCAGGCGTCGACCTCGAAGCCCTTCCCGACGAGTCGATCATGAGCGTGGACGACGCCGTCGACGCGGCGCTCGCCGGCCTCGACGCCGGGGAGCCCGTCACCATCCCGTCCCTGCCCCAGATCAGCGACTGGGAGTCGTTCGAGAAGGCGCGTCAGACGCTCGTCCCGAACCTCTCGCAGCGGGTCCCAGCCGATCGCTACCGCGGCTGA